A genomic window from Variovorax paradoxus includes:
- a CDS encoding lysophospholipid acyltransferase family protein, with the protein MITLFRLLARVPMPLMHRLGAMLGWLVWWSAPDYRRRFKANAESAGFVPDQYRPAIAAAGKMASELPWLWLRPQGQTVLHRVVRWEGVEAFEAAMQAKKGVILVAPHLGSWEMCGQAIGERFLSAYGPITALFRPARKKWMADLIAAGSRDRPGLQTLPTNNSGVRGLIRTLRGGGYTGILPDQVPPLGQGVWAPFLGRPAYTMTLLPRLAQQTGAACFLSVCERLPNGAGYVIRFEPIVGTALTDPSASIEDASAAMNDAIGRLIHSLPGQYVWDYARYKEPRAERVAAAAGEAA; encoded by the coding sequence ATGATCACCCTGTTCCGCCTGCTTGCCCGCGTGCCGATGCCGTTGATGCATCGACTCGGCGCCATGCTGGGCTGGCTGGTCTGGTGGAGCGCGCCGGACTACCGCCGCCGCTTCAAGGCCAATGCCGAGAGCGCGGGCTTCGTCCCCGACCAGTACCGTCCCGCCATTGCCGCCGCCGGCAAGATGGCTTCCGAGCTCCCCTGGCTCTGGCTGCGCCCACAGGGCCAGACCGTGCTGCACCGCGTGGTGCGCTGGGAAGGCGTCGAGGCCTTCGAGGCGGCCATGCAGGCCAAAAAGGGCGTGATCCTGGTCGCGCCGCACCTCGGCAGCTGGGAGATGTGCGGCCAGGCCATCGGCGAGCGCTTTCTTTCCGCCTATGGCCCGATCACGGCGCTGTTTCGCCCCGCGCGCAAGAAATGGATGGCCGATCTGATCGCCGCCGGTTCGCGCGATCGGCCCGGCCTGCAGACGCTGCCCACCAACAACAGCGGCGTGCGCGGCCTGATCCGCACGCTGCGCGGCGGGGGCTACACCGGCATCCTGCCCGACCAGGTGCCGCCATTGGGGCAGGGCGTGTGGGCGCCGTTCCTGGGGCGTCCGGCCTACACCATGACCCTGCTTCCCCGCCTTGCGCAACAGACCGGCGCGGCCTGCTTCCTCAGCGTGTGCGAGCGCCTGCCGAATGGCGCGGGCTACGTGATCCGCTTCGAACCCATCGTCGGCACGGCGCTGACCGACCCGTCGGCTTCCATCGAGGACGCGTCGGCTGCCATGAACGACGCCATCGGCCGGCTGATCCACAGCCTGCCGGGCCAGTACGTCTGGGACTACGCCCGCTACAAGGAGCCGCGCGCCGAGCGCGTGGCCGCCGCTGCCGGGGAGGCCGCATGA